Proteins from one Naumovozyma castellii chromosome 3, complete genome genomic window:
- the PFK27 gene encoding 6-phosphofructo-2-kinase (ancestral locus Anc_3.26), with product MLYTFYSSFLSDHISFLHEYFFSRIKVFILYITRLFLQTIPISIFHNYNTMSFSSQEDIFDDTFYKFFGMHIPNPAPIEIYSLQNEGNNPYDALQQSCLHSSTTNLDQTPVNDLLDNISREAEPSDIEINNSSSSPSSVRGRSYDSFCGIPSYDSPITKPSSFYNDLQLRADTTSPLTLLKAKKYLVVLVGLPASGKSSVAKHLIDYLDQNNVLGQPIRSGIYNAGDVRRSSVIITNGPIIIPNGSVEDDIFNPRNAKKKEEFARVALDSLLHDMANDVIDLAIFDATNSTIERRNYIWNVLRTFNNESNIMVTPLVLEVSCDKSEYIKYNVHNKAFNKDYCGNPYSSSILDFAKRLLYYKKQFTPFNEIEYPLLSSASNGNIFHFRISNAGISSVGNMIMFNKDIFDLETNLLIREIEKFSSNYHRYYGYCYTDRVENFFDNCTSNKQTPSVKAENIQRDYYRKVLSEIFNSSFLETLRMTNVELSCGGSGEQAIHIANNSI from the coding sequence ATGTTATACACCTtctattcttcttttctgaGTGATCACATCTCATTCCTTCAcgaatatttcttttcacGAATAAAGgtttttattctttatattACCAGACTATTCCTACAAACAATCCCAATATCTATATTCCATAATTACAATACAATGTCGTTCAGTTCACAAgaagatatttttgatgATACATTCTATAAATTCTTTGGTATGCATATACCTAATCCTGCCCCAATAGAGATATATAGTCTCCAAAACGAGGGAAACAACCCATATGATGCTCTACAACAGAGTTGTTTACACTCTTCAACTACGAACCTCGATCAAACTCCAGTGAATGATTTGCTCGACAATATCTCAAGAGAAGCAGAGCCTTCcgatattgaaattaataactCTTCCTCATCTCCATCTTCCGTTCGAGGACGTTCATATGATTCCTTCTGTGGGATACCGTCCTATGATTCCCCGATCACAAAGCCTTCGTCATTTTATAACGATTTACAGTTGAGGGCAGACACTACGAGTCCATTAACTTTATTGAAAGctaaaaaatatttagtAGTTCTTGTTGGACTACCTGCTTCTGGTAAATCTTCTGTGGCTAAACATTTGATAGATTACTTGGATCAAAATAACGTTTTGGGCCAACCAATCCGCTCCGGTATTTACAATGCGGGAGATGTTAGAAGGAGCAGTGTCATTATAACTAATGGTCCAAttattattccaaatgGTTCTGTCGAAGATGATATATTTAATCCAAGGAATGCtaagaagaaggaagaatttgCAAGAGTTGCACTGGATTCTTTGCTCCATGATATGGCTAATGATGTTATTGATTTAGCTATCTTTGATGCTACTAATTCcacaattgaaagaagaaattatatttggaatgtGCTTCGAACTTTTAATAACGAGTCAAATATCATGGTTACACCATTGGTTCTTGAAGTTTCTTGTGATAAATCCGAGTATATCAAATACAATGTCCACAATAAGGCGTTTAATAAAGACTATTGTGGCAATCCCTACTCTTCCTCGATTCTCGACTTTGCTAAGCGCCTACTTTATTATAAGAAACAATTTACTCcttttaatgaaattgaatatccGCTATTATCAAGTGCTAGTAATGgtaatatttttcactttaGAATAAGTAATGCTGGTATCTCTTCTGTCGGTAATATGATAATGTTTAATAAAGACATTTTTGATTTAGAgacaaatttattaatcaGAGAAATAGAGAAGTTTTCATCAAACTACCATAGGTATTATGGATATTGTTACACAGATAGAGTGGAGAACTTTTTTGATAATTGCACttcaaacaaacaaacTCCGTCGGTAAAAGCAGAAAATATACAGAGAGATTACTATAGGAAGGTTCTAtcagaaatatttaatagCAGTTTTCTAGAGACCCTGAGAATGACCAATGTTGAATTAAGTTGTGGAGGCAGCGGAGAACAAGCAATACACATCGCTAACAACAGTATATGA
- the MED7 gene encoding mediator complex subunit MED7 (ancestral locus Anc_3.27): MPSNDANDVSSLYPPPPPYIKFFTQQNVDKLEKYKEEKQLTEANDENDPTVVEGDSEEVFTNELDYLIPPKMPKSHQYRAFGSVWQVKDQLPDLESMGITQLYKKSDEIGKPTNYQYKIQESRKLLKSLLLNYLELIGVLSINPEIYQQKVENIRTILINIHHLLNEYRPHQSRESLIMLLEEQLEYKKREIKHIEQTCDHVREKLSKISDPKSLD, translated from the coding sequence ATGCCAAGCAATGATGCAAATGACGTTAGCTCTTTATATCCTCCACCACCACCCtatatcaaattcttcacaCAACAAAACGTTGATAAATTGGAGAAGTATAAAGAGGAAAAGCAGCTGACAGAAGCTAACGATGAGAATGATCCTACTGTTGTAGAGGGAGACAGCGAGGAGGTGTTTACTAACGAACTAGATTACTTAATACCACCTAAAATGCCCAAATCTCACCAATATAGAGCGTTTGGAAGTGTTTGGCAAGTGAAAGACCAGCTACCTGACTTGGAGAGTATGGGTATTACACAACTATACAAAAAATCTGATGAGATAGGGAAACCAACCAATTATCAATACAAAATCCAAGAATCTAGAAAACTGTTGAAATCACTACTTCTGAATTACTTAGAGCTAATTGGTGTCTTGAGCATAAACCCAGAGATATACCAACAGAAAGTTGAAAATATACGAACAATACTTATTAATATACACCATTTACTCAACGAATATCGACCACATCAATCTCGAGAGTCTTTGATTATGCTACTAGAGGAACAACTGGAGTACAAGAAGAGAGAAATTAAACATATTGAGCAGACTTGTGATCATGTAAGAGAAAAACTTTCCAAAATCAGTGATCCCAAGTCTCTAGATTAA
- the HRT1 gene encoding SCF ubiquitin ligase complex subunit HRT1 (ancestral locus Anc_3.28): protein MSDLDKMDIDTETENTTQQKKKFEIKKWTAVAFWSWDIAVDNCAICRNHIMEPCIECQPKAMTDTDNECVAAWGTCNHAFHLHCINKWIKTRDACPLDNQPWQLARCGR, encoded by the coding sequence ATGAGCGATCTTGATAAGATGGATATCGACACAGAAACTGAAAACACAACACagcaaaagaagaaatttgaaatcaagAAATGGACCGCAGTGGCGTTTTGGTCGTGGGATATAGCTGTTGATAACTGCGCTATCTGTAGAAATCATATTATGGAACCATGTATTGAATGTCAACCGAAAGCTATGACGGATACAGATAATGAGTGTGTTGCTGCATGGGGGACATGTAATCATGCCTTCCATTTACATTGTATTAATAAATGGATTAAAACGAGGGATGCATGTCCTCTAGATAATCAACCATGGCAGTTAGCAAGATGTGGCAGGTAG